The nucleotide sequence caatttcactttttttttaaatcaaaaatatctttgctcagaaattaattgaggtcctacaaaaaaatattttacatttagacatccttatagtttgtaatcattttataagaataggatttttatcagttctgaataattaaaaaaaaaacattgttttccacaaagtattcatatgctgctttgtgtactcagagtcccaaaagaggcgaaagagttaagtgggggagtcacaacttttaaatggatttttttaaatgcatctgcaactttatttaccataaaaaagttaaaaaagtagaaaaatcctgtttcaagatcaattacaatagttgtgaccgactgggagcataatacatcaatggctgttccaggaaagatgccaatatttaattgcgaaaattgaggaaaatatgctttttgcaaaagaaaaaacatatttttcataaataatgaataattttataacccccgactgaatatttgctcagaaaaaaatatttttttttctcgggaaaataatgacgcaattcactaaaaaatacaacatttttggtcgggagtatatttaatactcttatttgaccattctctataggcagcataccgcagcataattcctataataatataagtaataaaaatcgtgattataatatcccccaagttgataaataatttcaggggaaattccaagtccattttgacattttgagagaaaaagaaaaaaaatgaaagagaaaatttgctgctaaatggttcctggcgccatctaccggcagtatttagttctgccatcatccactgcgagcgctaaacagtgccatttttatgtatttgcttagcactttttgttcgagagctgctgattggccagcagaccgattcagcaaaaaaatgctgaaaatcctattttattctgctaactgtgctcgctgggaaggTTGGCACCAATGTTTTAGGTAAGTTTCATGAGGTGTCTTGGGTGCTATTGGGGCTTGTCATTCCGTCCATTGATATTTTTGTGTGTGGTTTTGTTTAGTTGTTATTTCAGTGAATAAATCAttcattttcttgtattttccaCCGAAAAATGGCTCAGTCTACCACATCGGAGAAAAATGAATATCCCAGGGCATCAAGTAAGTCAATTATCCCAAGATATCcatggaaaaaattgaagagaaatcTGTGTTTGTTCTTTTGGGGCGCTGTCACGCCCATTTCTGGCTAAttgtttttcttataaaattccTCATTCACTCTTCCAGACACCCTCGTCCTGGGAGCTCTTCTATCCTACGTGGCCAGTGTCTTTTTGATGATGTCATTCTGTTCTCCCTATTGGATTGAGTCCTACGAGGAATCCTTCAGTAACTTCAAAAACATGGGTCTCTGGGAATACTGTTTCCGGGACTTTAGTTACCCATACTATCAGTTCCCACGTCTCTTTGATGGGTGTCATCATATCTTCAGCCAGGAATATTATGTTATCCGTGAATGGCTGTTGCCAGGATGGCTGATGGTGGTCCAATTTTTTGTGACAATTGCCTTCCTTCTGACCTTCGGAGCACTATTCCTTATGGCTCTGGAACTCGTACGTTGGCCCCTGAAGTTCGTCCTACGCTATGAGTGGCTCTTAACCAGGATCTCCTTCTTTTGCATTGCCATCTCTTCCGTATGCCTCTTCCTGGCCACTGCAATTTTCGGTGGCAATGCCTATCGTCGAGACTGGCTCCTATATCCCAAATTCAATGTCCTATCCTGGTCCTATGCCCTTGCCGTCGTTGCCTTTATGATCCTGGGAGTTGCTGCTCTTGTCCTTTTCGGCGAATCCAGACGATCCTACGAATTGAGACGCGAAGCAAAGAATCTCGTGATGCAGATGCAAATGCAAGAACCTGGATTCCATCCTCATCACCATCGAAGTCTTCAGGGATACATTTAGAAGCCACAAGAACCACCACTTTCACTTCCACTAAATACCACTCTATCCTTCCTCTATTTTCTCTTCACAACCGCAGCTGAAGTCTCAATTTCTCAAACTGAAGGTAAGAATTATTCTTAAATGCATTtggttttcaaacaaaatttgagagaattttgcagaagaatttttaaattttaaattgggaATTTCATTACGGCATTTTGTGCAAGGATACCTTGAAATTAACATAAACCAATATCTCACAAGatttcaatgccttttttaagatttaatttaatcaaaattttagacATCCATCAATTATTAAAATGTCTCACTTTCAGTAATTAATGTTCACCTgccatatgattttttttattaaaaaaacacgcaaaattggcaaaaatattGGTAGTTATACCATAAAAACAAACCATTATTATAACTGATTTTTTGTTAGAACAAAAGTAATTAaatggaagatttttttttaattttaattattatgatTCTCAGTTTTTTAATTGGAGAATTGAGGAGATTTTATTTAATGTTGTCAAAAACAGCATGTTTATCATTTTCACCAAATAAATTCCAATTAAATCCCAATTTATAATTGCTTCCATTTAGGGGAGAACGGGGCAATTTTAAAGACGTTTTGTATGGTACAGTGACTTTTTCAGTTGGAGTGAGTAGTATTATTAATCACTTAGTTTCTGTGATTAATTTTTATGTCAATTCACTCTAAATATATTTAGTATTAGTgatgtgaattttcatttctttctttttcaaacgtaTTATATCTTCTTATAAATTGAATCTCTTGATGTTTATAAGAAGAGGAATATGGACGACGCCATAGCAAacttccgcggaaattccattggaaattttaCGTCAAATTCCGGTCGTTCCATGAAATTTGGACGCTAAATTTCCGcagttttccatggaatttttccaagaagagGCCATGGAAAATGGCCATTCCATGGAAATCTAGCGTCACTTTCTAGTGGAAagtttatatggaaaattacaTATGAAATGTCCGCggattccactggaattttccatggaatattccagaagttttcctatggattttACCGCAACACGCCCCcttttttgtaggaaaattcCTGCATATTTCCTGGGGAAAATCCAATGAATAATTCCACGGAAAATTCCACTACCTTTCCATAcagttttctaagaaaattccaCACGTTTGTTTTTCTTCGCTTTACCGCTAGAAAATGTTTGTGGCGCTACAAAATAGATTAATTATTTTGCTcgcaaattttatgcaaagatcTTAAGTGTTTTCTGTGTTacctataatatttattaattttgcaaCGCTGCGTTTtgtgtagataatagtgaagtgataacatTAAACAGACTGTGGACCTAAaatatacgtgtttttatttcatggaatgtatttttttttaggaaaataatttttttgttcgaCATCTTTTTCTTATCTAAAGTGTAAATTCGTTATCGgtgatttaatttaataaaacatatcaaaatcctcgtgaaatttactatttttttaatatagtgaAATGAAAATATGAGATGCATGTGACATCTTCATTTGTTCTCCATTttctttggtggaaaaatccatattcaTTCCACGTGAATTTAATGGGAAATATTCCACACAAAAAATCCACTATAAATCCATGGGAATTTCCTTGGAAATATACCATGGAGAATTTCGGTGGAATTTaccaaggaaaaatactggaaaattccgaggaattctTCCCTGTGATTccttattccgctttcttttgctatggggcggTCAGACAATTTGTTATGTCAGACAActagattttttctgacccctaaTTTTTGGTCCTCTCGTTTTTAAAGGGTAAGCACCTTTGGGAGATTCTTAGAAAACAATCAAGAAATTTAACCTTTTGAGCTCTTAGTTACACTGACTCCAATAATCGATaggcccgtcaaataatttcgtcagatatctttaagatttctgcataAAATATCTATatctctgccgaaaatctgccgataaatctgtagatattcctacaaattttatttgggctagggacaaaattcgtcagaaaatttttgcagattttctgacgaatcctagtGCACACTCTGACGAAATTCTGtggatattttgccgattttttctacattccagacctTCCAGACAACTATGTCTTAAAAGATGGGatattttttcattgaattttgtttgcaaaatttaatagagtgttttttagtgatatcatagtgtttatataaaataaagaattctgcaacGCCGTGTTATAAGCAGACTATAGTGAagtaaaaactttaagcagagtgtcgacctaaatttcgtgtttttgtatcattccattggcgaattttaaaaaattattatttttgctcgcatctttttagttatctaaaatgtttattcGGTAATGTTTGTTAAGCAGaacatatcatttttttttttttgataacttctacagtttcttcataaatcaacaatatttttgtgaagtgaTGGACACTATGCatattttctagggagaaattctgccgaaaatctacagattttcttggcaaaaattctgccaaaaatttAGAGAATTTCTCGGCAAAAATTCTGCTGAAATTCTACAGATTTTGtgggcagaaattctgctgaaattctacagattttctctgaatatacTGGAATagggggagactggggcaaactttatcaaatcgaaaattttaaaattcaatatcttccaaaagaaaagagactgacacttcaaatttttatcataaattgaCTTCGTGAACCTCAATAAACGTCAAaggttttaagaattttttcttgccaaaaacagcttttggaaaataatttaaaaattacattcCTGGTTTagatattaaaaagtggtctgcataaagtaataaatttcctatcaaaatatctcaattggaTATTTTTTCATTCACGAGAAGCgaaggaaaatgacaaaaaataccgcatgtctgacaaaatttgccccagcagttttgaaaatttccacaaaatcatcttttggaaaatgGCTGAAAGCGCATTTACTTTTAAGTCAGAGGAAAATAACAATAGAAATCAATAGAAATCAGTCAGATTCTCTGATAgcttttgaaaaaatgataaaataaccgttttgataaattttttccccagtctcccctaatatttcTACAATGTGTCCTATCGATATTGCGAAAAATCTAAGTGAAAAACCGAGACATTTTAAATGCAATAgtggtatttattaaaaataagagTGGCGCCTtgaaatattaaactttttGTGCAGTATTTTACCAATGActggaaaatttgcattttgaatttttgaaggtcaaagttccaCTGATGGGCCTATTTATCAATCGATTTGCTTGAAGGATGTTTTGGAAacgtcttgaaatttccaactcgaTTTTATTTGTCTCGTAAATCGGtcaagtacccgtaaatgatttatcaAATTGGAATATTTGTATATTGGTCGTATATATTTTTTCGACTTTTAGGCTATACggtgagagatattgacttctgtCTTCTATAACACGCCCAGAAGTCAAGATAGTCTAAGGGATTCTTTTCTTTAGTTGCTCCTATCCTCCTGGCTACCTTTGCATAGTCAAGTTTTGTCGAAAGAGATTTTAAATGATTCTTGAGGTATCTTTCAGTTGATTAATTTGACGTTTTAAGGTTAAAGATAATTTAATACTCAAGactttaatatttatttcattactTAAAGATatcaatatataattttttttgaaaagcaaaaagtaagaatGTCTTGCAAAATACCCCGATCTCCCTTAAATATGTAAAACTATTGTTCCGATATATTTTCACCTTTAAATACAATTTTGCAATCGTTTATGGGACATTTTGTGAATTTATATTAAACTTCTGGGACAAAGAAATAACTGAAATCCTAATTAATACCACTTCAAGTGGctttaaacaattattttaaactttgatctttgtGCAAGATATAGTAACACGAAATTCTCTCGAATAACTTTCCTTGCAAAAAAGACACCTTTTATTAGTCctaatttatgtaatttctctCCAACAGCTTGAGACTTCAATGTGAACTAAAATTCTTATGAATCTCAACACGTGCAGTGTAATTAATTATCATCTTTTATAATTGTATACTCGATGAAATGTTATGATTTTAGCCTTCTAAAAGATATAAATTTACTGTACTGGAAACTTAAAGTTTCCAATAAAAAGTGCATTTCCCTAAAGAAAAAGACTTCTTGGGAGTTTTCTATACACACTTCCGTccaaacaaaattcacaaaaagaatTCTGTGAATTTCACTTCATGTATTAtcgtttttttataaaaaaaataaataaagaattgTATCTAGTATTAGAATTGCGagtaacatttttttgtaagaatacaagaaacgaataaataaaatgtatgtCTACAACACTTACCAGGTTTCTCGTATTTTTGGCACAGCTTGAATACCATCTCCATGGTTTCATGGGAGATATTTGCATCGATTACAATTATAGGGCTGTCCACAATGGCCTTTTCGTTCCTTTCAATCTAAACAgcaaaaaaaagataatgaagaaaaaaGGAATCTGTAAGATTTCTTCAAGTGCTCAAAGCAATTGAAAGAAGAAAATGGACAAAAAATAGCTGATtggatgaaaattaaatttccattttGTCTCTCTTTTTATTTTACAGCTCATGgacattttaattgatatttcCATGCATACAGAAGAGAGGCCTTCAATCGACGTCACTCTAGTGGATTTAGAGAGAATTTCTAGAGGTGAGGATAATCCCAAGCGGACGTTATGCAGTATATTTGATTTGGATTTCCGGAATTTCATTCTCtcttgaaattcaatttaaaatcatttttttctctgcACAAATATCTACTGGAGAGGCTATAGTTAATTAATTTCTCTTGTGAATATAGTCCATTCAATACAGCTAAATTTTGCTTAAAAGGATTTTAATTTCAGTCACTGGATTTATATTTATGAGAGATGAACTATAATCGTAAATGGATGTTTTATTGAATTAACAAGACACACCAATATAGATGTATATTAACTTTGTTAATTAGTTCTATTTATGGGTTCTGCAAAGGATATGTTAGCGGTCTGATTGGAGCTTCCAACCctcaattaaattacttttcaatATAGATGCTAAATAAAGCTATTGATTtcaattcaacaaaaaaaaacttgatcaCATCCACATTTCATGCAACCGCCCATTTAATTAACTGATTCTATTCACCCTATCCACCTTAATGATTGGACTAAAAAACAGCATCGAGGGGTTGATAACTAAATTAGATCCTCAACTGGAAATCCGCAGTTCACAGATAGATGGCGCTGGCGACAAATAGCTCACATAGTGTGAAGTTaggctacacagaaaaaaatattttgtaaaaatgttcgtaaatgtttgtgaattatatgggggagttacgaaatgctcgtgaatcgtataacccacaaacaagttcgtaaaagtttgtactttttcacaaacattgatcGTAACATGATcgtttgacgaacattttttgtacttttacaaacatttcttcgtaaaatttttttcttttgttcgtaaatgtttgtaaaacgttcaacaggaaaacaaacatttacgaacaaatgacaacattttacgaacatttacgaacaaatgtttgtaaaagtacaaaaaatgctcgtcaaacgATCATGTTACgatcaatgtttgtgaaaaagtacaaacttttacgaacatgtttgtgggttatacaattcacgagcatttcgtaactcccccataggaatttacaaacatttacgaacatttttacaaaatatttttttctgtgtagtcaaCTGTCAGCCATATGCAATTGTAGTACGCGTAGTACCAATAGAAAAAgctcagtgtttttttttttttctaaaagaacgAATACAGtcctgtctctctatatgcacactctctatatgcacagcttttgtgtcggttgcattcaaaatcaatttgtttacattttgacaaagtaaaaagaaaattattttcttggtaactaatttttctcgtttttaattatcttaattttattttttctgtctcatattatatttaaaataacacgggaaattctcaaacaataaaaaaatgataatttattaaaaggaggagaaaaaccgttgggaatttcaaaaaaagttgtgcatattcagagagagaactgtcaaaaaaagtacccaaactgtgcatatagcgagacagcactgtatgtCGAATTTGATAGTAAAAATCAGCATTTTCGGAAAGTTTTACTTCAATTCTTTAACTTGAGAACAACTGAAGCTGAAGTACAGTAGAccctctctcaatcgggcatatggggcaaaatgtcatccaaattattgagaaatttgggcatcaaaattaTTGTacattccacaaaaagcactcaaatattataaagaatcacgataaaacaagaggaactagcaaatttgacaaatttgctttaaaatcaaacgtgaaaattgtcaacaaaattttgtgccCGATTAGGGACCGGTTTGAGCTATCGGACGTGATAGACATAGACACGTTTCTTCAGGCGTAGTAAATTTTAAGAAGTTTCAGCGGTTTTTCTTAGTGGAAACTCTACAAATTCACTACTATGTGCAGTGTTTATAAGCCGAAGGGGTGATTTGTAAAAGAAATCTATGGAAAGCTACAGAAGGAGGTGATTTATCCCGATTTTCTTCTGTGAGACAATCTGGCAGGAGACAGCGGTATTCAATCATTGAGAGCAATCATCGAGCAGAGATTCATTGTGCAGCACAAACACATTTAATTTGCATCGCTCACACCATAGCACTTCATCTCATCGTTGGAGTTTGTAGTTGAGGCTTTGTAAATTGGTTTTGGTCAAATGATCGTCCCCCTTCAACTTCTTTTTGACGCATGTCTTCATTTGAAGATAATGGAAGAAATGCAGGACGTTTCTGGAACTCTAACTGATGAAAAGAAATTgtgttttatggcctctacacattgggagcaatttttgtcaaaaattgcttttttgaaggaaattccctgcagcgttgtagggggaaacgtcaaatttctgtcaaaaacgcaatttttgacgaaaattgctcccaatgtgtagacgcctttagggcAGAAagacattgacaataaaatgctcgccgtagtctCAGATTACttcgttaatttatgcattttcaatgctattcttacgcaaatttccgttaccgtattaccttatctcatactcggtggcactaggtgaaaataatataagaaaattgaagaaataaaatgaaaattcaataaacggtgagcaaaaaaaaactacgattaatttctcttacagtttttttgctccacgtttattgaattttcgttttatttcttcaattttgtgctcaagaacaaatttctgattttaccggattttacactacagagagggtcgttcagccacctctaaacagcgtctgatcatatggtcgtagaagaaaaactttcttgtctcatcatgtagagcaccctcagatagtgccaaaaaaatttttcctagtcGAAACGCCCTAATATATAACTACTAAAAGCATGGACGCTTTTGACTTATTTTgccttttgcaaaaaaattacttcaaaatgcttcattttgataaaattttgtcatcgTGTGTGGAGGCCGCTACAGACAAATTCTGAATTTATCCGATAATTAACACTACGATAGGTTTTCAGACCTGTCAAACACattaaagtttgtcaaaaacatatttgtaAGTGGCTTTTTCTGTGGAGTTTcagcaataaaatttcattttttgttgTGTACGGTTCAGAGATAAACaaattgtacagtagactctctcaaattctggCATTTGGgcccgaaatgtcacccgaattagagagaaattcgggcgtcaaattgtttgaaatgcaacgacttTTGTTCACCTGAATACACATATTAAGTTTATATGCttatattaattgtaaatttcgtgaaagcccttaataatgcaaaatcatatcacACCTGAGACAAATCATGGCAAATTTGTTTGCCAAacaatcataatcgaacttgaaaaatgtcaacattttttt is from Phlebotomus papatasi isolate M1 chromosome 1, Ppap_2.1, whole genome shotgun sequence and encodes:
- the LOC129804041 gene encoding uncharacterized protein LOC129804041, translating into MAQSTTSEKNEYPRASNTLVLGALLSYVASVFLMMSFCSPYWIESYEESFSNFKNMGLWEYCFRDFSYPYYQFPRLFDGCHHIFSQEYYVIREWLLPGWLMVVQFFVTIAFLLTFGALFLMALELVRWPLKFVLRYEWLLTRISFFCIAISSVCLFLATAIFGGNAYRRDWLLYPKFNVLSWSYALAVVAFMILGVAALVLFGESRRSYELRREAKNLVMQMQMQEPGFHPHHHRSLQGYI